In a single window of the Pseudomonas oryzihabitans genome:
- a CDS encoding ABC transporter permease yields MNIRQGLKPSRLLFTLLVGLILLYLVLPILIVVPMSFSEARFLQFPPKAYSLTWYQAFFDSIEWMSATKVSFITAVATTLISLPMGIAAAYAISNSSLRVMRTLQLVLLLPMMVPIILIAAGVFFVYARVGIISTLSGLVLAHIMLALPYVIIAVLAGLRNFDMTQEMVARSLGMNRFRAFMAVTLPQIKPSVVSAALFAFITSLDETVVALFISGGSNETITKRMFTALRDEIDPTIAAISTMLVAITLLMVLIAGRGGKEHA; encoded by the coding sequence ATGAACATCCGGCAAGGGCTCAAACCGTCGCGCCTCCTGTTCACCCTGCTGGTCGGGCTGATCCTGCTGTATCTGGTGCTGCCGATCCTGATCGTGGTGCCGATGTCCTTCTCCGAGGCGCGCTTCCTGCAGTTTCCGCCGAAGGCCTACTCGCTGACCTGGTACCAGGCCTTCTTCGACAGCATCGAATGGATGTCCGCTACCAAGGTGAGCTTCATCACCGCGGTGGCCACCACCCTGATCAGCCTGCCGATGGGCATCGCAGCGGCCTATGCGATCAGCAATTCGTCACTCCGGGTCATGCGGACGCTGCAACTGGTCCTGCTGCTGCCCATGATGGTGCCCATCATCCTGATCGCCGCCGGGGTCTTCTTCGTCTACGCGCGGGTCGGCATCATCAGTACGCTGTCTGGCCTGGTCCTGGCGCACATCATGCTGGCGCTGCCCTATGTGATCATCGCCGTGCTGGCGGGGCTGCGCAATTTCGACATGACCCAGGAAATGGTCGCCCGCAGCCTGGGCATGAATCGCTTCCGTGCCTTCATGGCGGTGACGCTGCCGCAGATCAAACCCAGCGTGGTCTCGGCCGCGCTGTTCGCCTTCATCACCTCCCTCGATGAAACCGTGGTGGCCCTGTTCATCTCCGGCGGCAGCAACGAGACCATCACAAAGCGGATGTTCACGGCTCTGCGTGATGAAATCGATCCGACCATCGCCGCCATCAGCACCATGCTGGTCGCCATCACCCTGCTGATGGTGTTGATCGCCGGTCGCGGCGGCAAAGAGCACGCCTGA
- a CDS encoding ABC transporter ATP-binding protein, which translates to MQGFNEGFESVTIDKVCKHYGTLKALDNVDLKVEAGEFMSLLGPSGSGKTTLLSILGGFNRVSSGRIFFGDRDVTLMPPHKRDIGVVFQNYALFPHMNVLENVAFPLKARGEKAASARERSLRALATVELKGYEDRDIAALSGGQRQRVALARAIVFEPRLILMDEPLSALDKQLRDVMQIELRALHRRLGATMVYVTHDQREALTMSDRIAVMKGGKLVQVDTPRRLHDHPSDDFVASFIGESTLVPLSRGVGGELLLGQTPLRTARPVPLSGELFLAVQAEKLLLDSEIAGGDWNRLRGQVIDIVFQGESLKIFVELENKQRISFRQSSHHEGNLQLPQVGASLSLRLHPEDTIVVPRAA; encoded by the coding sequence ATGCAGGGCTTCAACGAAGGCTTCGAGTCGGTCACCATCGACAAGGTGTGCAAGCACTACGGTACCCTCAAGGCGCTGGACAATGTCGACCTCAAGGTCGAGGCGGGTGAGTTCATGTCCCTGCTCGGCCCCTCCGGGTCGGGCAAGACCACCTTGCTCAGCATCCTTGGCGGCTTCAATCGCGTGAGTTCCGGCAGGATCTTCTTCGGCGACCGCGACGTGACCCTGATGCCACCGCACAAGCGCGACATTGGCGTGGTGTTCCAGAACTACGCGCTCTTCCCTCATATGAACGTGCTGGAAAACGTGGCCTTCCCGCTCAAGGCGCGCGGGGAGAAGGCGGCCAGTGCCCGCGAACGGTCGTTGCGGGCGCTGGCCACGGTCGAGCTGAAAGGCTATGAAGATCGCGACATCGCCGCGCTATCGGGTGGACAGCGCCAGCGGGTGGCGCTCGCCCGCGCCATCGTCTTCGAGCCCAGGCTGATCCTCATGGACGAACCCCTGTCGGCGCTGGACAAGCAGCTGCGGGACGTCATGCAGATCGAGCTGCGCGCCCTGCATCGGCGCCTCGGCGCCACCATGGTCTATGTCACTCACGACCAGCGCGAAGCCCTGACCATGAGCGACCGTATCGCGGTGATGAAGGGTGGCAAGCTGGTGCAGGTGGATACCCCGCGTCGCCTGCACGATCACCCGAGCGATGATTTCGTCGCCAGCTTCATCGGTGAGAGCACCCTGGTACCCCTTTCCCGGGGTGTCGGCGGCGAGTTGCTGCTGGGCCAGACGCCCCTGCGCACGGCTCGGCCCGTACCGCTTTCCGGCGAGCTCTTCCTCGCCGTCCAGGCGGAGAAGCTGCTGCTGGACAGCGAGATCGCCGGCGGCGACTGGAATCGCCTGCGCGGCCAGGTGATCGACATCGTCTTCCAGGGCGAAAGCCTGAAGATCTTCGTCGAGCTGGAAAACAAGCAGCGGATCAGCTTCCGCCAGTCCAGTCATCACGAAGGCAATCTGCAGCTGCCCCAGGTAGGGGCGTCGCTGTCCTTGCGACTGCATCCGGAAGACACCATCGTGGTACCCCGCGCAGCCTGA
- a CDS encoding ABC transporter permease, which translates to MQTSEQGLFTSPAVVKEERREHLTMVLLLTPALLMVALLLVLPLLWLGLQSVQGEEGLSLANYTRIFTEAIYWDTFSTTLQISVIVTVLSILLGFPIAYAAARTRGLLSSLILLCVILPFWTSVLVRSYAWLVLLQRRGVINQTLLDLGIISRPLELVHNATGTVIGTLHVMLPFMVLPLYSVMKKIPNDLLLASDSLGARPVYTFRRVFLPMAAPGVMAGSILVFVICLGFFITPELLGGGRTVLVSMLVQRNVELYHAWGAASAVGLTLLAVVFLIFWAVNKVIPIERVLGVR; encoded by the coding sequence TTGCAAACGTCGGAACAGGGGCTGTTCACCAGCCCCGCCGTGGTCAAGGAGGAGCGCAGGGAGCATCTGACGATGGTGCTTCTGCTGACCCCTGCGCTGCTGATGGTCGCCCTATTGCTGGTGCTCCCGCTGCTCTGGCTGGGCCTGCAATCCGTGCAAGGCGAGGAAGGCCTGTCCCTCGCCAACTACACCCGCATCTTCACCGAAGCCATCTACTGGGACACCTTCAGCACGACCTTGCAGATCAGCGTGATCGTGACGGTCCTGTCCATCCTGCTGGGCTTTCCCATCGCCTATGCCGCGGCCCGCACCCGCGGCTTGCTGTCGAGCCTCATCCTGCTTTGCGTGATCCTGCCGTTCTGGACCAGCGTGCTGGTCCGCTCCTATGCCTGGCTGGTGCTCCTGCAGCGCCGCGGCGTCATCAACCAGACACTCCTCGACCTGGGCATCATCAGCCGTCCCCTGGAGCTGGTGCATAACGCGACGGGTACCGTGATCGGTACGCTGCACGTCATGCTGCCCTTCATGGTGCTACCGCTGTATTCGGTGATGAAGAAGATCCCCAACGATCTGCTGCTGGCGTCCGACAGCCTGGGCGCCCGGCCCGTCTATACCTTTCGCCGCGTCTTCCTGCCGATGGCCGCACCCGGGGTGATGGCCGGCTCGATCCTGGTCTTCGTCATCTGCCTCGGCTTCTTCATTACCCCGGAACTGCTCGGCGGCGGACGCACCGTGCTGGTGTCCATGCTGGTCCAGCGCAACGTCGAGCTCTACCACGCCTGGGGCGCGGCCAGTGCGGTCGGCCTGACGCTGCTGGCTGTGGTGTTCCTGATCTTCTGGGCGGTGAACAAGGTAATTCCCATCGAACGTGTACTGGGGGTGCGCTGA